The following are from one region of the Salicibibacter kimchii genome:
- the qcrB gene encoding menaquinol-cytochrome c reductase cytochrome b subunit has product MLQRIYDWIDDRIDVTPLWRDVADHEVPEHVNPGYHFSAFVYCFGGLTFFTVVIQILSGMFLTMYYVPDIVNAHASVEYLQTDVAFGMIVRGMHHWGASVVIVMVFLHTLRVFFTGSYKKPREINWVVGVLLFFIILGLGFTGYLLPWDMKAYFATQVGLEIAESVPVVGDLISNLLAGGEFIGAQTLTRFFAIHVFFLPGALLGLIAIHFIMIRKQGISGPL; this is encoded by the coding sequence ATGTTACAACGTATCTACGATTGGATCGACGATCGTATAGATGTCACCCCACTATGGCGGGACGTGGCCGATCACGAGGTGCCTGAACACGTAAACCCCGGGTACCATTTCTCGGCATTTGTGTACTGCTTCGGGGGATTGACGTTTTTTACGGTCGTCATCCAAATTCTATCCGGCATGTTTTTGACGATGTATTATGTACCAGATATCGTGAACGCACACGCGTCTGTGGAGTATTTGCAGACCGATGTGGCGTTTGGAATGATTGTACGCGGGATGCACCATTGGGGAGCCAGCGTTGTTATAGTTATGGTGTTTTTACATACGTTACGGGTATTTTTCACAGGCTCATACAAGAAACCCCGTGAAATCAACTGGGTTGTAGGTGTACTGCTATTTTTCATTATTTTAGGCCTTGGGTTCACCGGTTATTTACTTCCGTGGGATATGAAGGCTTACTTTGCCACGCAAGTCGGATTGGAGATTGCCGAAAGTGTTCCGGTTGTCGGTGATCTGATCAGCAACTTGTTGGCCGGCGGAGAATTTATCGGAGCTCAGACGCTTACGCGTTTCTTTGCCATCCACGTTTTCTTCTTGCCGGGAGCATTGCTCGGGCTCATTGCCATTCATTTTATTATGATTCGCAAACAGGGCATATCCGGGCCACTATAG
- a CDS encoding sporulation protein YpjB — MRGWLIMLAATIFLMGLGAEQEGQGHEGWTYIDAEAEEIVALVRSENYEEGRNRLQALADELTAADYEAMALDVHDMGTIIMSYERLEGALTEVSVAGDERLTEAMGFYYVVDAVIQPESPKWKETRHEVEEQLTQLREAASEGGTSFQHAWNDWRKTFEMIHPAATLRLSPSDREEVRSLVTFMDEHSHRLKEEKEALPFFDALEKQMIRLYEGDREENDPSLVTVIAIVGGAILFSLSYAGWRKYRGEARRGRRSRDR; from the coding sequence GTGCGAGGCTGGTTAATCATGCTTGCGGCGACGATCTTTCTCATGGGTCTCGGCGCAGAGCAGGAAGGACAAGGACATGAAGGCTGGACATACATCGATGCCGAAGCCGAAGAGATTGTTGCACTCGTTCGATCCGAAAATTATGAAGAAGGGCGGAATCGCCTACAGGCACTTGCCGATGAACTAACGGCAGCAGACTATGAGGCAATGGCATTGGATGTTCACGATATGGGCACCATTATAATGAGTTATGAGCGCTTGGAAGGTGCGTTAACGGAAGTGTCGGTGGCCGGGGATGAACGACTGACGGAGGCAATGGGTTTTTATTATGTCGTTGATGCCGTTATTCAGCCGGAAAGCCCGAAATGGAAAGAAACGAGGCACGAGGTCGAAGAGCAATTGACACAGTTACGGGAAGCGGCATCCGAAGGAGGAACTTCATTTCAGCACGCGTGGAATGATTGGAGGAAAACCTTTGAAATGATCCACCCTGCGGCAACGTTACGATTGTCGCCATCCGACCGGGAAGAAGTACGCTCTCTTGTCACGTTCATGGATGAACATAGCCACCGTCTAAAAGAGGAAAAGGAAGCGCTACCGTTTTTTGATGCGTTGGAAAAGCAAATGATCCGTTTATACGAAGGCGATAGGGAGGAAAACGACCCATCCCTCGTCACTGTTATTGCCATCGTTGGAGGTGCGATACTGTTTTCACTCTCGTACGCCGGTTGGAGGAAATACCGGGGAGAAGCAAGAAGGGGCCGCAG
- a CDS encoding ubiquinol-cytochrome c reductase iron-sulfur subunit, whose protein sequence is MEKNHNVSRRQFLTYALLGTGGFMAAGLIMPMVRFGVDPILQADAEGDMIDVAGVDELTDIPQAFDMEYEQDHGWHVETVQETVWIYLNGDEIVALSPICTHLGCTVNWGTDPDNPEQFFCPCHFGRFERDGTNVPGTPPTEPLHRYDHEVRDGRVLLGNPSPQV, encoded by the coding sequence ATGGAGAAAAACCACAATGTATCAAGACGACAATTTTTAACCTATGCGTTATTGGGCACGGGCGGTTTTATGGCCGCTGGTTTGATCATGCCTATGGTACGGTTTGGTGTGGATCCTATATTGCAAGCCGATGCAGAAGGGGACATGATTGACGTTGCAGGCGTAGACGAATTGACGGACATACCACAAGCCTTTGATATGGAATACGAGCAAGACCACGGGTGGCATGTCGAAACAGTGCAGGAAACAGTGTGGATCTATTTGAATGGGGATGAGATCGTTGCACTTTCCCCCATTTGTACGCACTTAGGCTGTACAGTGAACTGGGGAACGGACCCAGATAATCCCGAGCAGTTCTTTTGTCCCTGCCACTTCGGAAGGTTTGAAAGAGATGGCACGAACGTTCCCGGTACACCGCCGACGGAACCGCTTCATCGTTATGACCACGAAGTTCGCGACGGCAGAGTATTACTGGGTAATCCATCACCACAAGTCTAG
- a CDS encoding YpiF family protein gives MRWQTTDIDTYQQSQSYVDTVLVPLLSVSLGEDMKTHVAMGEYISLVAMEMEKQFRGRLLQLPPFVYPQKAPREDLLRHVGAWADELRANGKNHVIWVTSDPEWKNDEDELPGLLLWFPHLPIEHMDKKLQQKTLNDQMKEILPRVMKEWQKESGI, from the coding sequence ATGCGATGGCAAACGACAGATATCGATACGTATCAACAATCCCAATCCTATGTGGACACGGTTCTCGTTCCGCTTTTATCTGTGTCTCTCGGTGAAGATATGAAAACCCACGTAGCGATGGGGGAATACATATCATTGGTAGCAATGGAAATGGAAAAGCAGTTTCGCGGGAGATTATTGCAACTGCCTCCGTTCGTCTATCCGCAAAAAGCCCCTCGGGAGGACCTGCTTCGGCACGTGGGCGCTTGGGCCGATGAATTGAGGGCGAACGGGAAAAATCACGTGATCTGGGTAACGTCAGACCCCGAGTGGAAAAACGATGAAGATGAACTCCCCGGCCTTTTGTTATGGTTCCCGCATTTACCCATCGAGCATATGGACAAGAAGTTACAACAAAAAACCTTGAATGATCAGATGAAAGAAATTTTGCCCCGGGTGATGAAAGAGTGGCAAAAGGAAAGCGGCATCTAA
- a CDS encoding tetratricopeptide repeat protein: MQTEMERALDLLEQGDVQSGLQKISQIEKSADDDQRFEIATVYQSLGHPHEVLRIADKLLATYPLEGSLLTLKAEAAIDLDREEEAIDLLESIGSDDDAFLEAQMLLADLYHLQGLEEVAERKLFLALEEAPDEPILLAGIGSYYVEQGSYQSAIPYLKQALQEGFDPRESNLHLLLAESYSNTGAFETAMDYYAQAIEEQKEPRALFGFGFTALQLGDYQTAIEQLEALREADPEYTSLYAPLIEAYEANRQYEAALKTVEAGLEADDYNEHLYAEGGRFHHALGDLEKAESYLRQATALNPGNMDASAKLLETYANQERSNDIKRTIEELREAGEEDPLFSYYEGKAHYIEDEIEEALPFYEHVPAYLETNKEALEEYGHLLLENGRQKEALAVLVEASRQQPENHELAMFVEELQSREQ, from the coding sequence TTGCAGACGGAAATGGAACGGGCGCTTGATCTTCTTGAGCAAGGGGATGTGCAAAGCGGCCTGCAAAAAATAAGCCAAATTGAGAAAAGCGCCGATGATGATCAACGGTTTGAAATTGCCACTGTTTATCAATCGCTCGGCCATCCGCACGAAGTGCTCAGGATTGCCGACAAGTTATTGGCAACCTATCCGCTTGAAGGGAGCTTGTTGACCCTGAAAGCAGAAGCGGCGATTGATTTGGACCGAGAAGAAGAAGCGATTGATTTGCTTGAATCGATCGGCTCGGATGATGACGCCTTTTTGGAAGCGCAGATGCTGCTCGCTGATTTGTATCATCTCCAAGGCCTTGAAGAAGTAGCGGAACGGAAATTGTTTTTGGCACTTGAAGAGGCACCGGATGAACCGATTTTATTGGCGGGCATCGGGAGTTATTACGTAGAACAGGGGAGTTATCAAAGCGCGATTCCATACTTGAAACAAGCGCTCCAAGAAGGATTTGACCCGCGAGAATCGAATTTGCACTTGCTTTTAGCCGAGTCCTATAGTAATACGGGAGCATTTGAAACGGCAATGGATTATTACGCGCAGGCCATCGAAGAGCAAAAAGAACCGCGAGCACTGTTTGGATTCGGATTTACAGCATTGCAACTCGGTGACTATCAAACAGCCATTGAACAGCTCGAAGCTTTACGGGAGGCCGATCCTGAATACACCAGCTTGTATGCTCCTTTAATCGAGGCCTACGAGGCGAACCGGCAGTATGAAGCAGCCTTGAAAACCGTTGAAGCAGGTTTGGAAGCCGATGATTACAATGAGCATCTCTACGCCGAAGGGGGACGCTTTCATCATGCCCTCGGGGATTTGGAAAAAGCGGAAAGTTATTTGCGACAGGCAACTGCCCTTAATCCGGGAAATATGGACGCGAGCGCAAAATTGCTGGAAACATATGCGAACCAAGAGCGAAGCAACGATATAAAAAGAACGATTGAGGAGTTGCGGGAAGCAGGAGAAGAAGATCCTTTGTTCAGTTATTACGAAGGGAAGGCGCATTATATCGAAGATGAAATCGAGGAAGCCTTGCCTTTCTATGAACACGTTCCTGCATATTTGGAAACAAATAAGGAAGCATTGGAAGAGTATGGACATCTTTTGTTGGAGAACGGCAGGCAAAAAGAAGCCCTCGCTGTCCTCGTCGAAGCGTCGCGACAGCAACCTGAGAATCATGAATTGGCTATGTTCGTGGAAGAGTTACAATCCCGTGAACAATAG
- a CDS encoding menaquinol-cytochrome c reductase cytochrome b/c subunit, translating into MHRGKGMRFVTDSRIPEREHRMENIPKDYSEYPGKTEAFFPNYLLKEWLVGAVFLIGFLCLTAAHPAPLEREADPTDTSYIPLPDWFFLFLYQLLKYQYASGDFDVLGSVVIPGVAFGALLLAPWLDKGSERRLSQRPIATGMMTLAILSVVYLTWESVDQHDWAADAEQAALDDDDIYEVDQAHEGYEIYQSQGCISCHGENMEGNPGVRGPDLYELPYDSEGVAEISVHGIGEMPPEMFDGSDEELRIMSEYVADGGGVNEELEYLAEDDVDADDAEAEDDENGDDEDTEEEA; encoded by the coding sequence ATGCATCGAGGAAAAGGAATGAGGTTCGTTACGGACTCCAGAATTCCGGAACGCGAACATCGCATGGAAAACATACCTAAAGATTATTCGGAATACCCCGGCAAGACAGAGGCTTTTTTCCCGAACTATTTGCTGAAGGAATGGCTTGTCGGTGCTGTATTCCTCATCGGCTTTCTCTGTTTAACGGCCGCTCATCCGGCGCCGCTTGAACGGGAAGCTGACCCCACTGATACAAGTTATATCCCATTGCCGGACTGGTTTTTCCTGTTTTTGTATCAGCTGTTAAAATATCAATATGCATCCGGTGATTTTGATGTGTTAGGGTCCGTCGTTATTCCTGGTGTCGCCTTCGGTGCTTTATTGCTGGCACCGTGGTTGGACAAAGGATCGGAGCGCAGATTATCCCAACGGCCAATTGCAACCGGGATGATGACACTCGCCATATTGAGTGTGGTTTATCTAACGTGGGAATCGGTCGATCAGCATGATTGGGCGGCCGATGCTGAACAGGCTGCATTGGACGATGACGATATCTATGAAGTCGATCAAGCGCATGAAGGTTATGAGATCTATCAGTCACAGGGTTGTATTTCCTGTCATGGGGAAAACATGGAGGGGAATCCCGGTGTCCGAGGACCTGACCTATATGAACTTCCTTATGACTCGGAAGGCGTTGCCGAAATTTCCGTACACGGGATCGGAGAAATGCCTCCGGAGATGTTTGATGGATCGGATGAAGAATTAAGAATTATGTCCGAATACGTCGCCGATGGCGGTGGTGTAAACGAAGAGCTCGAATACCTGGCCGAGGATGACGTTGATGCGGACGACGCGGAAGCTGAAGACGACGAAAACGGAGACGATGAAGATACGGAAGAAGAAGCATAA